Proteins co-encoded in one Phycodurus eques isolate BA_2022a chromosome 14, UOR_Pequ_1.1, whole genome shotgun sequence genomic window:
- the kcnk3b gene encoding potassium channel subfamily K member 3 — protein sequence MKKQNFRTLALIISILTYLVVGAAVFETLESREERGHKRRLEGRRQEMMRKFNLNRANFDELEQVVGQLRAHKAGVQWRFAGSFYFAITVITTIGYGHAAPSTDSGKVFCMFYALLGIPLTLVMFQSLGERINTLVRHLLHRAKKCLALRHTEVSMANMVAVGFLSCVGILCVGAVAFSHSEGWSFLHAFYYCFITLTTIGFGDYVALQRHDALQNEPRYVAFCFVYILTGLTVIGAFLNLVVLRFLTMNAEDERRDALRHGAPRGGGKPGSEVACLVPPAASAPSTPKAKDLYTEVLHFQTICSCLWYRSEEKPRDLSSAVSLELGFSDAYLPRDRTRYAETASTGCVCTPRRRSGKRLDILSPFRMFRRRSSV from the exons ATGAAGAAGCAGAACTTCCGCACCCTGGCGCTCATCATCAGCATCCTCACCTACCTGGTGGTGGGCGCCGCCGTTTTCGAGACGTTGGAGTCCCGCGAGGAGCGCGGCCACAAGCGGCGGCTGGAGGGACGGCGTCAAGAGATGATGCGCAAATTCAACCTGAACCGGGCCAACTTCGACGAGCTGGAGCAGGTGGTCGGACAGCTGCGCGCGCACAAGGCGGGCGTGCAGTGGCGCTTCGCCGGCTCCTTCTACTTCGCCATCACTGTGATCACCACCATAG GCTACGGCCACGCGGCCCCTAGCACCGACTCAGGGAAAGTCTTCTGCATGTTCTACGCGCTGCTGGGCATCCCGCTCACCCTAGTCATGTTCCAGAGTCTGGGCGAGCGCATCAACACGCTGGTGCGCCACCTGCTGCACCGAGCCAAGAAGTGCCTGGCCCTGCGCCACACCGAGGTCTCCATGGCCAACATGGTGGCAGTGGGCTTCCTCTCCTGCGTGGGAATCCTGTGCGTGGGGGCGGTCGCCTTCTCCCACAGCGAGGGCTGGAGCTTCCTGCACGCCTTCTACTACTGCTTCATCACGCTCACCACCATCGGCTTCGGCGACTACGTGGCGCTGCAGCGGCACGACGCGCTGCAGAATGAGCCGCGCTACGTGGCCTTCTGCTTCGTCTACATCCTGACGGGCCTGACGGTCATCGGCGCCTTCCTCAACTTGGTGGTGCTGCGCTTCCTCACCATGAACGCCGAGGACGAGCGGCGGGACGCCCTGAGGCACGGGGCCCCGCGGGGCGGCGGCAAGCCCGGTTCGGAGGTGGCGTGCCTGGTGCCGCCTGCCGCTTCCGCGCCGTCCACGCCCAAGGCCAAAGACCTCTACACGGAGGTGCTGCACTTCCAGACCATCTGCTCATGCCTGTGGTACCGTAGCGAGGAAAAGCCACGGGATCTCTCCTCCGCCGTTTCCCTGGAGCTAGGCTTCTCCGATGCCTACTTGCCAAGGGACAGGACGCGCTATGCCGAAACGGCGTCCACCGGCTGCGTGTGCACGCCACGCCGGCGTTCGGGGAAGCGCCTGGACATTCTCTCGCCGTTCAGAATGTTTAGGAGACGCAGCTCCGTGTAG
- the ezra gene encoding ezrin a isoform X2, which yields MADVPTARLASHSPATFFSRWTLRCFHSPLGKHPTSFFYYRTTITTAKMPKTVNVRVTTMDAELEFSFHPNTTGKQLFDQVARTIGLREVWYFGLQFVDGKGFLTWLNTGKKVMSQDVRKETPLQFKLRAKYYPEDVAEELIQDVTRRLFYLQVKEDILSEDVYCPPETAVLLASYAVQAKYGEYKKSVHHPGYMSSERLMSRRVLEQHSLSKEQWEDKIQVWHVEHGCMLKNEAIIEYLKIAQDLEMYGVNYFEIKNKKGTDLWLGVDGLGLNIYEKEDKMTPKIGFPWSEIRNISFNDKKFIIKPIDKKSPDFIFYAPRLRVNKRILQLCMGNHELYMRRRKADTIEVQQMKAQAKEDRLQKKMERDQLDSEKKRREAIEREKEQMEQEKRELITKLQQYEETTKRAERELQEQLDRAIRLEEERRKVEQEAARLEAERMEAIIAKEELARQAEDQMKSQEQLATELAEYSAKILLLEEAKRVKEEEAETWHCKAKAVEENLVKTQEELRTVMTSSAPVAAASSSSSDSESDHEHSEENSTCSAELHSQGINDHRREEDRLTEAEKNERLQAKLRALSSELEESRDHKKKTPSDLLHAENVRVGRDKYKTLRQIRMGNTKQRIDEFEAL from the exons GTCAACGTGCGAGTCACCACGATGGATGCTGAGCTGGAGTTTTCCTTCCACCCAAACACAACCGGGAAGCAACTCTTTGACCAG gtggcCAGGACAATCGGGCTGCGCGAAGTTTGGTACTTTGGGCTCCAGTTTGTTGATGGAAAAGGTTTTCTCACATGGCTCAACACCGGCAAGAag GTGATGTCCCAGGACGTACGTAAGGAGACACCGCTGCAGTTCAAACTACGTGCCAAGTACTATCCAGAGGATGTGGCGGAAGAGCTCATCCAGGATGTGACGCGCCGCCTCTTCTACCTGCAAGTGAAGGAGGACATCCTGAGCGAGGACGTCTACTGCCCGCCCGAGACGGCCGTGCTGCTGGCCTCCTATGCCGTCCAGGCCAAGTACGGCGAATACAAGAAGTCGGTGCACCACCCGGGCTACATGTCCTCGGAGCGCCTCATGTCGCGCAG AGTCCTGGAGCAACACAGCTTGTCCAAGGAGCAATGGGAGGACAAGATTCAGGTCTGGCATGTGGAGCACGGATGCATGCTCAA GAACGAGGCCATAATTGAGTACCTGAAGATCGCCCAGGACCTGGAAATGTACGGCGTCAACTACTTTGAGATCAAGAACAAGAAGGGCACCGACTTGTGGTTGGGCGTGGACGGCCTGGGCCTCAACATCTACGAGAAGGAGGACAa GATGACTCCAAAGATCGGATTTCCCTGGAGTGAAATCAGGAACATTTCCTTTAACGATAAAAAGTTCATCATCAAGCCCATCGACAAGAAGTCTCCT gACTTCATCTTCTACGCGCCGCGGCTGCGCGTCAACAAGCGCATCCTGCAGCTGTGCATGGGCAACCACGAACTGTACATGCGCCGCCGCAAGGCGGACACCATCGAGGTGCAGCAGATGAAGGCCCAGGCGAAGGAAGACCGGCTCCAGAAGAAAATGGAGCGCGACCAGCTGGACAGTGAAAAGAAACGGAGGGAGGCCATTGAGCGCGAGAAGGAGCAGATGGAGCAGGAGAAGCGCGAGCTCATAACTAAGCTCCAGCAATACGAGGAGACCACGAAGAGAGCCGAGAGGG AGCTCCAGGAGCAGCTGGACCGGGCCATACGACTGGAGGAGGAACGGAGGAAGGTGGAGCAGGAGGCGGCCCGGCTGGAGGCCGAGAGGATGGAGGCCATCATCGCCAAGGAGGAGCTGGCCAGGCAGGCTGAGGACCAGATGAAGAGCCAGGAGCAGCTG GCCACGGAGCTGGCTGAGTACAGCGCGAAGATCCTGCTGCTGGAGGAGGCCAAGAgggtgaaggaggaggaggcggagacGTGGCACTGCAAG GCTAAAGCGGTCGAGGAGAACCTGGTGAAGACGCAGGAGGAGCTGCGTACGGTGATGACCAGCTCGGCCCCCGTGGCCGCcgcctcctcgtcctcgtcggACAGCGAGAGCGACCACGAGCACAGCGAGGAGAACAGCACCTGCAGCGCCGAACTGCACTCGCAGGGCATCAACGACCACCGCCGCGAGGAGGACAGGCTCACCGAAGCCGAGAAGAACGAACGCCTGCAGGCCAAGCTCAGG GCGCTGAGCTCCGAGCTGGAGGAGTCGCGCGACCACAAGAAGAAGACGCCCAGCGACCTGCTGCACGCCGAGAACGTCCGCGTGGGCCGGGACAAGTACAAGACGCTCCGGCAAATCCGCATGGGCAACACCAAGCAGAGGATCGACGAGTTCGAGGCCCTGTAA
- the ezra gene encoding ezrin a isoform X3, which produces MLSWSFPSTQTQPGSNSLTRVLEQHSLSKEQWEDKIQVWHVEHGCMLKNEAIIEYLKIAQDLEMYGVNYFEIKNKKGTDLWLGVDGLGLNIYEKEDKMTPKIGFPWSEIRNISFNDKKFIIKPIDKKSPDFIFYAPRLRVNKRILQLCMGNHELYMRRRKADTIEVQQMKAQAKEDRLQKKMERDQLDSEKKRREAIEREKEQMEQEKRELITKLQQYEETTKRAERELQEQLDRAIRLEEERRKVEQEAARLEAERMEAIIAKEELARQAEDQMKSQEQLATELAEYSAKILLLEEAKRVKEEEAETWHCKAKAVEENLVKTQEELRTVMTSSAPVAAASSSSSDSESDHEHSEENSTCSAELHSQGINDHRREEDRLTEAEKNERLQAKLRALSSELEESRDHKKKTPSDLLHAENVRVGRDKYKTLRQIRMGNTKQRIDEFEAL; this is translated from the exons ATGCTGAGCTGGAGTTTTCCTTCCACCCAAACACAACCGGGAAGCAACTCTTTGACCAG AGTCCTGGAGCAACACAGCTTGTCCAAGGAGCAATGGGAGGACAAGATTCAGGTCTGGCATGTGGAGCACGGATGCATGCTCAA GAACGAGGCCATAATTGAGTACCTGAAGATCGCCCAGGACCTGGAAATGTACGGCGTCAACTACTTTGAGATCAAGAACAAGAAGGGCACCGACTTGTGGTTGGGCGTGGACGGCCTGGGCCTCAACATCTACGAGAAGGAGGACAa GATGACTCCAAAGATCGGATTTCCCTGGAGTGAAATCAGGAACATTTCCTTTAACGATAAAAAGTTCATCATCAAGCCCATCGACAAGAAGTCTCCT gACTTCATCTTCTACGCGCCGCGGCTGCGCGTCAACAAGCGCATCCTGCAGCTGTGCATGGGCAACCACGAACTGTACATGCGCCGCCGCAAGGCGGACACCATCGAGGTGCAGCAGATGAAGGCCCAGGCGAAGGAAGACCGGCTCCAGAAGAAAATGGAGCGCGACCAGCTGGACAGTGAAAAGAAACGGAGGGAGGCCATTGAGCGCGAGAAGGAGCAGATGGAGCAGGAGAAGCGCGAGCTCATAACTAAGCTCCAGCAATACGAGGAGACCACGAAGAGAGCCGAGAGGG AGCTCCAGGAGCAGCTGGACCGGGCCATACGACTGGAGGAGGAACGGAGGAAGGTGGAGCAGGAGGCGGCCCGGCTGGAGGCCGAGAGGATGGAGGCCATCATCGCCAAGGAGGAGCTGGCCAGGCAGGCTGAGGACCAGATGAAGAGCCAGGAGCAGCTG GCCACGGAGCTGGCTGAGTACAGCGCGAAGATCCTGCTGCTGGAGGAGGCCAAGAgggtgaaggaggaggaggcggagacGTGGCACTGCAAG GCTAAAGCGGTCGAGGAGAACCTGGTGAAGACGCAGGAGGAGCTGCGTACGGTGATGACCAGCTCGGCCCCCGTGGCCGCcgcctcctcgtcctcgtcggACAGCGAGAGCGACCACGAGCACAGCGAGGAGAACAGCACCTGCAGCGCCGAACTGCACTCGCAGGGCATCAACGACCACCGCCGCGAGGAGGACAGGCTCACCGAAGCCGAGAAGAACGAACGCCTGCAGGCCAAGCTCAGG GCGCTGAGCTCCGAGCTGGAGGAGTCGCGCGACCACAAGAAGAAGACGCCCAGCGACCTGCTGCACGCCGAGAACGTCCGCGTGGGCCGGGACAAGTACAAGACGCTCCGGCAAATCCGCATGGGCAACACCAAGCAGAGGATCGACGAGTTCGAGGCCCTGTAA